The following proteins are encoded in a genomic region of Arachis ipaensis cultivar K30076 chromosome B02, Araip1.1, whole genome shotgun sequence:
- the LOC107628099 gene encoding uncharacterized protein LOC107628099 isoform X1: MSSANSFSSGRSFSPSKDDKQEILDTASSAASPPRYDPLNPRYEPGILDTIYKDLPPPSPQPKDEISPKPKASKYVTPKIFSNIPSPSAIAARVPYAGYTLTEPNPPKEEIQGIFERRCHWHILAMKHYNDTRKEGEDEYKLSTSSIPKRMVQPYIPLGFLHKLMWEGKPISTEKSDSAKYFFGAVHEMNPDEMHVAYAKRLKLDRFLDLSPAQLPTRCERCDIKDHDDFRQRDQDLEDRVKKNASMSFCLGSSFRDGLDRITPARDSNRYEGGGMEEEMHKKNCDDAGVIEDETPKKKANFEEGSEKLQLQGNPFGRR, encoded by the exons ATGTCATCGGCAAATTCGTTCTCATCAGGAAGAAGCTTTTCGCCGTCAAA AGATGACAAACAAGAAATTCTTGACACGGCATCATCAGCAGCATCACCTCCTCGTTATGATCCACTCAATCCTCGTTATGAACCAGGCATTCTCGATACAATTTACAAGGATCTTCCACCTCCTTCTCCCCAACCTAA AGATGAGATATCTCCCAAACCAAAGGCTTCTAA ATATGTGACACCAAAAATTTTTAGCAATATACCATCACCATCAGCAATAGCAGCCAGAGTCCCCTATGCAGGCTATACTCTTACTGAACCAAATCCGCCCAA AGAAGAGATACAAGGGATTTTTGAGCGTCGTTGTCATTGGCATATTTTGGCTATGAAACACTACAATGACACACGAAAGGAAGGG GAAGATGAGTATAAGCTTTCGACGTCCTCGATTCCCAAGAGAATGGTTCAACCTTATATTCCTCTTGGCTTCCTTCATAAGTTGATGTGGGAGGGGAAGCCTATATCAACCGAAAAGTCCGATTCCGCCAAGTATTTTTTTGGTGCAGTCCATGAAATGAATCCTGATGAAATGCACGTAGCATATGCCAAACGACTTAAACTAG ATCGTTTCTTGGATCTTAGTCCTGCTCAACTTCCTACACGCTGTGAGAGATGTGATATTAAGGATCATGATGACTTTAG GCAAAGAGATCAAGATTTAGAGGACCGAGTGAAAAAAAATGCCTCTATGTCTTTCTGTCTTGGATCCAGCTTCAGAGATGGACTCGA TAGAATCACACCAGCTAGGGACTCCAACCGTTATGAAGGTGGTGGTATGGAAGAAGAGATGCACAAAAAGAATTGTGATGATGCTGGTGTTATTGAAGATGAGACACCCAAAAAGAAGGCAAATTTTGAAGAAGGCTCGGAGAAG CTACAGTTACAGGGCAACCCTTTTGGCAGGAGATGA
- the LOC107628099 gene encoding uncharacterized protein LOC107628099 isoform X2: MSSANSFSSGRSFSPSKDDKQEILDTASSAASPPRYDPLNPRYEPGILDTIYKDLPPPSPQPKDEISPKPKASKYVTPKIFSNIPSPSAIAARVPYAGYTLTEPNPPKEEIQGIFERRCHWHILAMKHYNDTRKEGEDEYKLSTSSIPKRMVQPYIPLGFLHKLMWEGKPISTEKSDSAKYFFGAVHEMNPDEMHVAYAKRLKLDRFLDLSPAQLPTRCERCDIKDHDDFRQRDQDLEDRVKKNASMSFCLGSSFRDGLEITPARDSNRYEGGGMEEEMHKKNCDDAGVIEDETPKKKANFEEGSEKLQLQGNPFGRR, from the exons ATGTCATCGGCAAATTCGTTCTCATCAGGAAGAAGCTTTTCGCCGTCAAA AGATGACAAACAAGAAATTCTTGACACGGCATCATCAGCAGCATCACCTCCTCGTTATGATCCACTCAATCCTCGTTATGAACCAGGCATTCTCGATACAATTTACAAGGATCTTCCACCTCCTTCTCCCCAACCTAA AGATGAGATATCTCCCAAACCAAAGGCTTCTAA ATATGTGACACCAAAAATTTTTAGCAATATACCATCACCATCAGCAATAGCAGCCAGAGTCCCCTATGCAGGCTATACTCTTACTGAACCAAATCCGCCCAA AGAAGAGATACAAGGGATTTTTGAGCGTCGTTGTCATTGGCATATTTTGGCTATGAAACACTACAATGACACACGAAAGGAAGGG GAAGATGAGTATAAGCTTTCGACGTCCTCGATTCCCAAGAGAATGGTTCAACCTTATATTCCTCTTGGCTTCCTTCATAAGTTGATGTGGGAGGGGAAGCCTATATCAACCGAAAAGTCCGATTCCGCCAAGTATTTTTTTGGTGCAGTCCATGAAATGAATCCTGATGAAATGCACGTAGCATATGCCAAACGACTTAAACTAG ATCGTTTCTTGGATCTTAGTCCTGCTCAACTTCCTACACGCTGTGAGAGATGTGATATTAAGGATCATGATGACTTTAG GCAAAGAGATCAAGATTTAGAGGACCGAGTGAAAAAAAATGCCTCTATGTCTTTCTGTCTTGGATCCAGCTTCAGAGATGGACTCGA AATCACACCAGCTAGGGACTCCAACCGTTATGAAGGTGGTGGTATGGAAGAAGAGATGCACAAAAAGAATTGTGATGATGCTGGTGTTATTGAAGATGAGACACCCAAAAAGAAGGCAAATTTTGAAGAAGGCTCGGAGAAG CTACAGTTACAGGGCAACCCTTTTGGCAGGAGATGA
- the LOC107628099 gene encoding uncharacterized protein LOC107628099 isoform X3 has product MSSANSFSSGRSFSPSKDDKQEILDTASSAASPPRYDPLNPRYEPGILDTIYKDLPPPSPQPKDEISPKPKASKYVTPKIFSNIPSPSAIAARVPYAGYTLTEPNPPKEEIQGIFERRCHWHILAMKHYNDTRKEGEDEYKLSTSSIPKRMVQPYIPLGFLHKLMWEGKPISTEKSDSAKYFFGAVHEMNPDEMHVAYAKRLKLDRFLDLSPAQLPTRCERCDIKDHDDFRQRDQDLEDRVKKNASMSFCLGSSFRDGLDRITPARDSNRYEGGGMEEEMHKKNCDDAGVIEDETPKKKANFEEGSEKLQGNPFGRR; this is encoded by the exons ATGTCATCGGCAAATTCGTTCTCATCAGGAAGAAGCTTTTCGCCGTCAAA AGATGACAAACAAGAAATTCTTGACACGGCATCATCAGCAGCATCACCTCCTCGTTATGATCCACTCAATCCTCGTTATGAACCAGGCATTCTCGATACAATTTACAAGGATCTTCCACCTCCTTCTCCCCAACCTAA AGATGAGATATCTCCCAAACCAAAGGCTTCTAA ATATGTGACACCAAAAATTTTTAGCAATATACCATCACCATCAGCAATAGCAGCCAGAGTCCCCTATGCAGGCTATACTCTTACTGAACCAAATCCGCCCAA AGAAGAGATACAAGGGATTTTTGAGCGTCGTTGTCATTGGCATATTTTGGCTATGAAACACTACAATGACACACGAAAGGAAGGG GAAGATGAGTATAAGCTTTCGACGTCCTCGATTCCCAAGAGAATGGTTCAACCTTATATTCCTCTTGGCTTCCTTCATAAGTTGATGTGGGAGGGGAAGCCTATATCAACCGAAAAGTCCGATTCCGCCAAGTATTTTTTTGGTGCAGTCCATGAAATGAATCCTGATGAAATGCACGTAGCATATGCCAAACGACTTAAACTAG ATCGTTTCTTGGATCTTAGTCCTGCTCAACTTCCTACACGCTGTGAGAGATGTGATATTAAGGATCATGATGACTTTAG GCAAAGAGATCAAGATTTAGAGGACCGAGTGAAAAAAAATGCCTCTATGTCTTTCTGTCTTGGATCCAGCTTCAGAGATGGACTCGA TAGAATCACACCAGCTAGGGACTCCAACCGTTATGAAGGTGGTGGTATGGAAGAAGAGATGCACAAAAAGAATTGTGATGATGCTGGTGTTATTGAAGATGAGACACCCAAAAAGAAGGCAAATTTTGAAGAAGGCTCGGAGAAG TTACAGGGCAACCCTTTTGGCAGGAGATGA
- the LOC107628099 gene encoding uncharacterized protein LOC107628099 isoform X6, protein MSSANSFSSGRSFSPSKDDKQEILDTASSAASPPRYDPLNPRYEPGILDTIYKDLPPPSPQPKEEIQGIFERRCHWHILAMKHYNDTRKEGEDEYKLSTSSIPKRMVQPYIPLGFLHKLMWEGKPISTEKSDSAKYFFGAVHEMNPDEMHVAYAKRLKLDRFLDLSPAQLPTRCERCDIKDHDDFRQRDQDLEDRVKKNASMSFCLGSSFRDGLDRITPARDSNRYEGGGMEEEMHKKNCDDAGVIEDETPKKKANFEEGSEKLQLQGNPFGRR, encoded by the exons ATGTCATCGGCAAATTCGTTCTCATCAGGAAGAAGCTTTTCGCCGTCAAA AGATGACAAACAAGAAATTCTTGACACGGCATCATCAGCAGCATCACCTCCTCGTTATGATCCACTCAATCCTCGTTATGAACCAGGCATTCTCGATACAATTTACAAGGATCTTCCACCTCCTTCTCCCCAACCTAA AGAAGAGATACAAGGGATTTTTGAGCGTCGTTGTCATTGGCATATTTTGGCTATGAAACACTACAATGACACACGAAAGGAAGGG GAAGATGAGTATAAGCTTTCGACGTCCTCGATTCCCAAGAGAATGGTTCAACCTTATATTCCTCTTGGCTTCCTTCATAAGTTGATGTGGGAGGGGAAGCCTATATCAACCGAAAAGTCCGATTCCGCCAAGTATTTTTTTGGTGCAGTCCATGAAATGAATCCTGATGAAATGCACGTAGCATATGCCAAACGACTTAAACTAG ATCGTTTCTTGGATCTTAGTCCTGCTCAACTTCCTACACGCTGTGAGAGATGTGATATTAAGGATCATGATGACTTTAG GCAAAGAGATCAAGATTTAGAGGACCGAGTGAAAAAAAATGCCTCTATGTCTTTCTGTCTTGGATCCAGCTTCAGAGATGGACTCGA TAGAATCACACCAGCTAGGGACTCCAACCGTTATGAAGGTGGTGGTATGGAAGAAGAGATGCACAAAAAGAATTGTGATGATGCTGGTGTTATTGAAGATGAGACACCCAAAAAGAAGGCAAATTTTGAAGAAGGCTCGGAGAAG CTACAGTTACAGGGCAACCCTTTTGGCAGGAGATGA
- the LOC107628099 gene encoding uncharacterized protein LOC107628099 isoform X5, whose product MSSANSFSSGRSFSPSKDDKQEILDTASSAASPPRYDPLNPRYEPGILDTIYKDLPPPSPQPKDEISPKPKASKYVTPKIFSNIPSPSAIAARVPYAGYTLTEPNPPKEEIQGIFERRCHWHILAMKHYNDTRKEGEDEYKLSTSSIPKRMVQPYIPLGFLHKLMWEGKPISTEKSDSAKYFFGAVHEMNPDEMHVAYAKRLKLDRFLDLSPAQLPTRCERCDIKDHDDFRITPARDSNRYEGGGMEEEMHKKNCDDAGVIEDETPKKKANFEEGSEKLQLQGNPFGRR is encoded by the exons ATGTCATCGGCAAATTCGTTCTCATCAGGAAGAAGCTTTTCGCCGTCAAA AGATGACAAACAAGAAATTCTTGACACGGCATCATCAGCAGCATCACCTCCTCGTTATGATCCACTCAATCCTCGTTATGAACCAGGCATTCTCGATACAATTTACAAGGATCTTCCACCTCCTTCTCCCCAACCTAA AGATGAGATATCTCCCAAACCAAAGGCTTCTAA ATATGTGACACCAAAAATTTTTAGCAATATACCATCACCATCAGCAATAGCAGCCAGAGTCCCCTATGCAGGCTATACTCTTACTGAACCAAATCCGCCCAA AGAAGAGATACAAGGGATTTTTGAGCGTCGTTGTCATTGGCATATTTTGGCTATGAAACACTACAATGACACACGAAAGGAAGGG GAAGATGAGTATAAGCTTTCGACGTCCTCGATTCCCAAGAGAATGGTTCAACCTTATATTCCTCTTGGCTTCCTTCATAAGTTGATGTGGGAGGGGAAGCCTATATCAACCGAAAAGTCCGATTCCGCCAAGTATTTTTTTGGTGCAGTCCATGAAATGAATCCTGATGAAATGCACGTAGCATATGCCAAACGACTTAAACTAG ATCGTTTCTTGGATCTTAGTCCTGCTCAACTTCCTACACGCTGTGAGAGATGTGATATTAAGGATCATGATGACTTTAG AATCACACCAGCTAGGGACTCCAACCGTTATGAAGGTGGTGGTATGGAAGAAGAGATGCACAAAAAGAATTGTGATGATGCTGGTGTTATTGAAGATGAGACACCCAAAAAGAAGGCAAATTTTGAAGAAGGCTCGGAGAAG CTACAGTTACAGGGCAACCCTTTTGGCAGGAGATGA
- the LOC107628099 gene encoding uncharacterized protein LOC107628099 isoform X4, whose translation MSSANSFSSGRSFSPSKDDKQEILDTASSAASPPRYDPLNPRYEPGILDTIYKDLPPPSPQPKSPSAIAARVPYAGYTLTEPNPPKEEIQGIFERRCHWHILAMKHYNDTRKEGEDEYKLSTSSIPKRMVQPYIPLGFLHKLMWEGKPISTEKSDSAKYFFGAVHEMNPDEMHVAYAKRLKLDRFLDLSPAQLPTRCERCDIKDHDDFRQRDQDLEDRVKKNASMSFCLGSSFRDGLDRITPARDSNRYEGGGMEEEMHKKNCDDAGVIEDETPKKKANFEEGSEKLQLQGNPFGRR comes from the exons ATGTCATCGGCAAATTCGTTCTCATCAGGAAGAAGCTTTTCGCCGTCAAA AGATGACAAACAAGAAATTCTTGACACGGCATCATCAGCAGCATCACCTCCTCGTTATGATCCACTCAATCCTCGTTATGAACCAGGCATTCTCGATACAATTTACAAGGATCTTCCACCTCCTTCTCCCCAACCTAAG TCACCATCAGCAATAGCAGCCAGAGTCCCCTATGCAGGCTATACTCTTACTGAACCAAATCCGCCCAA AGAAGAGATACAAGGGATTTTTGAGCGTCGTTGTCATTGGCATATTTTGGCTATGAAACACTACAATGACACACGAAAGGAAGGG GAAGATGAGTATAAGCTTTCGACGTCCTCGATTCCCAAGAGAATGGTTCAACCTTATATTCCTCTTGGCTTCCTTCATAAGTTGATGTGGGAGGGGAAGCCTATATCAACCGAAAAGTCCGATTCCGCCAAGTATTTTTTTGGTGCAGTCCATGAAATGAATCCTGATGAAATGCACGTAGCATATGCCAAACGACTTAAACTAG ATCGTTTCTTGGATCTTAGTCCTGCTCAACTTCCTACACGCTGTGAGAGATGTGATATTAAGGATCATGATGACTTTAG GCAAAGAGATCAAGATTTAGAGGACCGAGTGAAAAAAAATGCCTCTATGTCTTTCTGTCTTGGATCCAGCTTCAGAGATGGACTCGA TAGAATCACACCAGCTAGGGACTCCAACCGTTATGAAGGTGGTGGTATGGAAGAAGAGATGCACAAAAAGAATTGTGATGATGCTGGTGTTATTGAAGATGAGACACCCAAAAAGAAGGCAAATTTTGAAGAAGGCTCGGAGAAG CTACAGTTACAGGGCAACCCTTTTGGCAGGAGATGA